The nucleotide sequence CCTACAGCTTCCAGCAAATCATAAGCTGTGTTTTGATACGGTCTTGCCATTTTCTTACCTCATCGTATTTCAAATTTAGCTATTTGTAACGGTTCTAAATCATTGATAAAATCAGAATACCATTCATAAGCTATTAATTGCTGTTCTAGTTTAAAACTTCTATCATAAGCACTTGCTACTTTACCTTTTATCGTTGTCGTACTGTGCGCTAAGCATAGCTCTATTAACTCGCTACTTAGATTATGCTTATGTTCGTTATCTGCCATTATCGTGCTAAATGTAGCCCTAAAGCCGTGTGTAGAGTGCTTACCTTTGTAGCCCATATCGTTTAAAGCCTGTAGCATAGTGCAGTCGCTCATTATCCCTTTATTATTTACCATACCAAAAACGTAATCATTTACTTTAAATGTTTTTTGAGACTCTATTATCTCTAAGACTTGAGAGCTTAAGGCGGTTAAATGTGTTCGTTTCATTTTCATAATTTCAGAACTAAAACGTATAAAAGTAATGCCGTTTTTTACTTCGATATCGCTCCATTTTAAATTTAGTATTTGGTTTTGTCTTTGAGCTGTAAGCATAGTAAAAAATAGTGCGTTTTTAACAGTAGGGTTCTTATACGTATTTATACTGCATATAAGCTCTTTTATCTCTGCTGGTTCAGTTATGGCTGAACGTGGCTTACTAACCTTTTGTTGATTGTAAAAAACAGCTGTTGCAGGTGTTGGATTTGCTTCTACCACACCTAAAGATAAAGCGTACTTAAATATTCCGTTTATTACCATTTTTACACGTTCAGCGGTTTCTCTAGTGCCTTTTGCCTCTATACTTAGCAGTAAATCAACTATGCTTTTATAACTTATTTTGTTGATTTGTTTATCGCCTAAAGTATCTTTTATGTAGTTTTTATAACGCCCTTGCTCTTTTTGAGCAGTTTTAATCGCTAGTTTGTTGTTTCTAGTTTTAAAGTACTCATCTGCTAATTTACCAAAATCAGGGCTGATACTTTCTTTGGCTTTTAGTATAAGCTCTTGTTGAAGTGTCCTGACTTTATGTCTGGCTTTATTTAGGTTGGTATCTGGATACACCATTTCTTGATTGTACTCATCTGTAATGGAGTGAAAATTAGCATTAATTTTTATTTTGTATTTCTTTATACTCCTACCTTTTAAGTTCGGTTTGTAGATAAACAAGTAAAGATTAGCAACTCCACCTAATGCGTATTTGCTAAATTTACCACCTTTATACTCTAGCTTTTTAACGTCGCTATCTTTTAATGGCGTCGTTTGTCTTATCGTTGTTGTCATCGCACCTCCTTTTTTTTAATCTCTAAACTCTCAAAGGCGTTGTCTTGGTGCTTTGCGGTGGATTTTGGTAACCCCATTGCAAAAACACGAGGTAACCCTTTAAGAGCCACCATTATTTAGTCTAATTCTTGGTTACTAAATCATCTAAATCATCACTTATTTTGAATAAAATACTACTTATTAGCCCATTGACTGCTGATATTTGCTTGTCATTTGGTATGCTATAATATAACGAATCTACAAATCCGGATACTAAGTACTCTAAGCCTAAAATATCCCTTTGTAATTGTTCGTGTTTTAACACATCGATACCAGCTACAGACTCTTTCTTTTCTACTGCTTCACTCATCGTAAATCCTTTAAGATAATTTTATGACTTTAGTAGATTTCTTGTTGCAGTTACTAACAAACTGACATTTTTCATTTCTCAACTTTCAAAGGCGTTGTCTTGGTGCTTTGCGGTGGATTTTGGTAACCCCATTGCAAAAACACGAGGTAACCCCTCAAGTAACCCTTTAAGAGCCACCATTTGCATAAAAAACTAAGAAAATGTAAGCATTGTCAAGAATGGCAAAAGCCTTTCAAACGTTGCAACTAAGTACTTCTGAGAACTGTAAGGAAATCTTAAGAATAATGTAGTGGTGGGTTCACCAGGACTCGAACCTGGGACCATCCGGTTATGAGCCGGATGCTCTAACCAACTGAGCTATGAACCCACTTGAATTGAAGTTGGAATTATATATCTTTTTTACTTAATAAATACTTAATTCCAACCACTCAAGCGACTCAAGCATCAAATCTAACTCTCGATTCTTTGCTTCATTTTATCAAATTCTTCACCTATCACGGATAAATTTGGCTCGTGTGACATTTTTTCTATCATATCATTATATTTATTTACAAGAGCTATAGCCGTGCAAGCAAATACAAATCCTGGAAGTAGCTCATAAACAACACTACTTAAACCAAAACTTATCCATAAAAGTACGCTTATACCACCAACTAGCATACCAACTAAAGCAGATAATGCGCTCATATGACGAGAATACAAACTAAACAAAAGCACCGGTCCAAAACTAGCGCCAAATCCAGCCCATGCGTTGCCTACTACTCCAAGAACAGTATCAGTAGAGTTAAACGCTATCAAAGTAGCGACTACAGCCACCACAACGACGGCAAAACGACCTACTAAAACTTGAGTTTTTTGGCTAACTTCTTTTTTATAAAACGCAAATATAAAATCCCTTGTAATAGAGCTTGCACTTACTAAAAGCTGACTTGATATAGTACTCATTATCGCGGCTAAAACAGCAGATATGATCACGCCAACTATAAATGGATGGAACAATACTTCTCCTAGTTTTAAAAACACCGTTTCAGGATCTTTTAAAGGCATTCCTATTTGGTTGAAATAGACAAAGCCTATAAGTCCGCTAGCCATAGCTCCGATAAGTCCTAAAACCATCCACGATATACCGATAAATCTAGCTTTATCCAGCTCTTTTGAGCTACGTATAGCCATAAACCTAACTATTATATGAGGTTGTCCAAAATACCCAAGCCCCCAAGCAAGAAGCCCAAGCACTCCAAGAAAAGTCTGTCCCGCAAATAAATTTAAATGATCTTTCCCAGCCATTTGAGAATATTTCGATAATTCAGTAAAAAATGAGCTATCACTCGGAGTATTTAAATTTAAAAAAGCAACTACTGGTATCAAAACAAGCACCAAAAACATAAGAGTGCCTTGAAACGCATCTGTTAAACACACTGCTTTAAATCCACCAAAAAACGTATAAAACACGACTATAAAAAGTGTAAAAATAGCTCCCAAGCTAAAATTCAGTCCAAAAAAGCTCTCAAAAGTTTTGCCTCCAGCGATTATCCCGCTGCTTACATAAAGCGTAAAAAATACAAGTATAAAAACGCCAGAGATGATACGAAGCACCTTTGTTCTATCTTTAAATCTATTTTCCAAGAAATCTGGTATAGTTATGCTATCACTCGCGACTTCAGTATAAATTCTTATACGTTTTGCAAGGTATTTATAGTTTGCCCATGCTCCAATGCTAAGTCCGATAGCTATCCACATATTTGCTATACCACTTAGATATAAAGCTCCTGGTAGTCCTAAAAGCATCCAACCGCTCATATCGCTAGCTCCAGCACTCAGCGCAGTCATAACAGGACCTAAACTTCTATTATCAAGTAGATACTCATTTAGGCTTGAACGTTTATTATAAGACATTCTGCCTATCATAAGCAAAACACCAAAGTACAGTGCAATCGCTATATAAACACCAAAACTCATCTCAACCTCCGATGCGATAATGTTGGCGCATTCTACCTAATTTAAGTTTAAAAATATCTATTTTTTTGTATAATTTACGCTTATTCTAAATTTAAACAAGGCTTTAAATTGACAAATTTGCTTAATGAAAAATCTTTTAAATTTCTTTTTTCTATAGCCATTATAGTTATAGGAATTTACTATACTTATCCTATTGATATCACAGAAGCTCAAAGAGACGCTTATATAGATTCGTATCTTACTACGCTAGGTCTTACTTTAGGTGGTATTTCTATAGGTATCGTACTTGGCTTTATACTAGCTTTTTTAAAATTTTTAAATATCAAAATTCTATCATTTATCATAGATGAATACATAGATATAATTCGCGGCACTCCTGTACTTTTGCAACTTATGATATTTGCTTTTGTCATACTTGCTACGCTTAGTGATAACTTTTACGCCGCGGTAATAGCTCTTGGATTAAACAGTTCTGCATACGTCGCTGAGATCGTAAGAAGTGGTATAAATAGTGTAGATAAAGGTCAAATGGAAGCAGCACGCGCAATGGGGCTTAATTACAGCGTTTCTATGCGCCAGATCATCTTTCCACAAGCTATCAAAAATATACTTCCTGCTCTTGCAAACGAGTTTATAAGCTTGTTTAAAGAGACTTCAGTCGTCGGACTTATAGGTATATTTGACCTCACTATGCAAAGTAAAAGCTTGCAAGCAACACTCTTTAGTCCTGAGCCTATATTATTTGCCGGAGTGATTTATTATGCAAACGTTAAACTCTTTTCTCTTCTTGCAAAACTTTTAGAAAATAGGCTAAACAAAAATGATTAAGATAGAAAATTTAGTAAAAAACTACGGAAATTTAAAAGTTTTAAACAACATAAGCACCGAGATAAAAAAAGGTGAAGTAGTGGCTATCATCGGACCTAGTGGCGGCGGAAAAAGTACGTTTTTACGCTGTATCAACCGTCTTGAAGAGCCAACAAGCGGTCATATTTTTATAAACGGTGCGGATATCTTAGCCCCAAAAACAAATATAAACAAAATTCGCCAAAAAGTCTCTATGGTATTTCAGCATTTTAATCTTTTTGCCAACAAAACTGTGATGCAAAATCTAACTCTTGCCCCACTTCAAACAGGACTTTGCGACCTAAAAACAGCGAACGACAGAGCAAGCGATCTACTAAAAAAAGTAGGACTTTGCGATAAAGCAGATGCTTATCCACACAAACTAAGCGGTGGACAAAAACAACGCATAGCCATAGCTAGAAGCCTTGCTATGGAGCCTGATATCATACTTTTTGACGAGCCAACAAGTGCGCTTGATCCAGAGATGATAGGTGAAGTTTTGAGCATTATGAAAGATGTTGCTAGTGGTGGCTTAACAATGCTTGTAGTAACTCACGAAATGGGATTTGCTAAAAATGTAGCAAATAGGATATTTTTTATGGATAAAGGCGTTATAGCAGTCGATGATACGCCAAAAAATATATTTGGAAACTGTACTCATCAACGTTTAAATGAGTTTTTAAACAAGATATTAAATCACTAAAATAAAAAAGGAAGATCATAATGAAAAGTTTTTTTAAATTTATCGTTGCTATTTTTTTAGCAGCAAGTTTTACAAATGCCGCAGATGTATTAAAAGTAGGTACAAATGCTACGTATCCGCCATTTGAGTATATAGACAACCAAAATCAAATCACTGGTTTTGATATGGAACTTGTAGATGCTATAAGCAAAAAGGCGGGATTTGAATACAAAATAGTAAATATGAGCTTTGACGCTCTAATCCCTGCTTTAAAAGCTGGAAAAATAGACGCAGTAGCATCTGCTATGAGTGCAACTCCTGATCGAGTAAAAGCGGTTGATTTTATAAAACCTTACTATACTACGGAAAATTTATTTATCAAACAAGCTAAAAATGCGGATTTAACATCTAAACAGAGCTTAGAAGGTAAGAAAATAGGCGTTCAGCTAGGAACAGTTCAAGAAACAGCAGCTCGCGCTATAAAAGGTGTTAAAGTTATGGCAAATGAAGATATATTTGCAGCTATAATGGCGCTTAAAAACGGTAAAGTTGATGCTGTTTTAGTAGATAGTTCTATAGGCTACGGCTATCTAAAGAAAAACGAAGATTTGGTTGAATTTTTAAAAGAACCTGATGGCAGTGAGGGTTTTTCTATAGCTTTTGATAAAAACAAACACAAAGATTTAATCGAAAAAATCAACCAAACCATAGAAGAGCTAAAAAATGACGGAACTTACAATAAACTTCTTGAAAAATACGATCTAAAATAACTCAGCCCTATTTCGGGGCTAGTTCAAATTTAAGGGCTAAAATGTGCAAACTATACGTTCTAACAGATAGTAAGCTAACACCGCAAAATACTATCTTTGACCAAATTTTAGAGTTACTAAATTCAGGTGTAAAACTAGTCCAATACAGAAACAAAATGCAAAATCACGATATGAAATTACTCAAATCCGTAGTTCATTTATGTGATGATTTCAACGCAAAACTTATCATAAACGATGATCCGTTTTTAGCCAAAACTTGCGGAGCACACGGTGTTCATATCGGAAAAGACGATGAAAATATAAAAAAAGCAAAAGAGTTGCTAGGTAAGAATTCCGTCATAGGAGTTAGTTGCTACAACGATATAAATTTAGCGCTGAAAGCTCAAAAAGATGGCGCTTCTTACGTTGCTTTTGGAGCGATGTATCCAAGCAAAACAAAGCCAAACGCTCCTCTTTGCGACCACGATACTATAAAAAAAGCAAAAGAAATTTTAGGTGCTCCTATCTGCGTTATAGGCGGAATAAATGAACTAAATTTGAAAAAAGTTAGTGATTTAAAGCCTGATTTGATAGCTATAATAAGTGCTGCTTACTCTCCAAAAAGTATCAGCGAAAATATATCAAATTTAAATAAAATTATAAGGAATTAAATGGATTTTTTAAGTGCCATAATACTAGGTATAGTCGAAGGTTTAACCGAATTTTTACCCGTTAGTTCAACTGGACATATGATACTTAGCGCAAAACTGCTAGGGCTTGAGCAAACAAGCGTGTTAAAATGCTTTGAAGTCGTTATCCAGCTAGGGAGCATTTTAGCAGTTGTGTTTATGTTTTTTGATAGACTAAAAGAGGATTTTAATCTTTGGATAAAGCTTATGGTAGGTTTCGTGCCAACAGCTATCATCGGTTTTTTAGCTTACAAACATATAAAAGCTCTTTTTGAACCAAACACGGTTGCTTATATGCTTATCATCGGAGGTATCGTTTTTATCGTGGTTGAACTTTGGCATAAAAAGATAAACTATGAGGGTGATACGAAAACCTTGCACGAAGTAAGCTTCAAACAAGCTTTCATAATCGGACTTTCACAATGCTTTGCTATGGTACCAGGCACGTCAAGAAGCGGCTCTACCATTATCACAGGTCTGCTTTGCGGACTTAGTCGTGAAGTGGCGGCTAGATTTAGCTTTTTACTTGCAATTCCTACTATGTTTGCGGCGACTGCGTACGATACGTATAAAAATGTAGATATATTCGTACAAAATGTAAATGCTATGTGGATGTTTTTACTTGGTGGATTTATAGCTTTTGTAGTGGCTTTTGTGGTTATAAAACTATTTTTAAAATTCGTATCTAAATTTAGCTATATCAGTTTTGGAATATATAGGATAGTGCTTGGCTCAGTGTTTTTAATCTATTTTTTATAGATTAAATTTGATAACAATTACGGGTCGATTAATTTTTTGCTAACAGCTTCTTTTATTGAATTTAAAAGATAATCCATATCATCTTTTGTATGAGTATAGTGCAAACTAACTCTTACAAAGCCCGGCTTATTTAAAAACTCATCATCATCTTTAAGTCCAAGCAAGTCATGTCCGTACGGTCCTGCACACGCACAACCTGCTCGTGACTGAACTCCAAATTTAATACTTAAAGTATTTGCTAATGAATACGCAGAGATATCTTTTATATTAAATGAAAATATGGGTAGTCTTGAAATGGATTTTGGACAGTAACAAATCATATTTTTTATACTTCTTAGACCATCTTCAAAGTACTCAAGATGCTGCTGTTCTATCTTTTTAATTCTATCTAAACTGATATCGTTTCTTAGTTTAAAGGCTAGATAACTTCTTATCAGCTCTGTTATCCCAGGAGTTCCAGCGTCTTCTAAAAGCTCGATATTATCTAAATATTTTACACTTTTTCTACTTACGTAACTTACGGTACCACCACCTGCAAATGTAGGCTGGGTGCCATTGCAAAGCTCCTTTTTTATAACCAAAAGTCCAGAACTACCAACACCGCCTAAAAGTTTATGAGGAGAGATAAAAAGCGCGTCATATAGATCACAGGGTATATTTTCATAAGCAGAAATACTTGAAGCGTCTAAGGCGACTATACCGTTATATTTTTTCACCATTTTATATAAATTTACGATATCAGTTTTGACACCAGTTACGTTTGAAGCAGCGCTAAAACTAGCTATAATTTTCCTATTTTTATTTATTTTCAAAACTCTATCTAGCTCACCCCAGTGAATGCCGCCATCAAGCGCTAAAGGCACTCTGTAAATTTCACAAAGACCACTTCTAAAGCTAACTTCGTTACTATGATGTTCATAAGGTGAGACGATGACTAAAGGCAAATTATTTTTATCTATATTTAAATTTCCTAAAACCGCTTTTGTAGCCGGAGGAATATAAATTCCCATAATTTCTTGAAATTTTTTGATTGCTGCAGTACTTCCAAAACCGCAAGGTAAAAGATAAAAATCATCACTAATTTCCAAAAGTATTTTTAATCCGCTTCTAGCATTTTCGTAATAATTTGTAGTGATTTTTGCACAATCGCTACATTCGCTATGGGTATTTGAATATGTATGTAATACTCTTAAAATTTCATCTTCGACGCCTTTGTATCCGAGTCCAGAAGCCGTCCAATCAAAATAATAAATTCCCTCTTTTAAGATTATATTTTCTCTTACTTTTTCTAAATTTAACAACCATATTTCCTAATTATTTTTATATAATTATACAACAAACAAGATTAAGATTTCAAATTTAAACTAGTTTTTTGTATAATTACTAAAACAATAAGGAGATAATTATAGCAAGTAAATTTTTAGACTCCAGCGACGATACTGGAGTACAAAACATACTTGAGTTTTACTTTGTATTTGATAGAGTTTTGAAAAGTTATGATAATATTTTTGAAGCTATCGAGTATGAAATTCTGCGTAATTATAAAAATATATCTAAACACTTTGATTTTGATGAAAATGGTAAAGAGATAAAAATATTTCTCAAAAAACTTGCAAGAAGTGATAGAAAAAAATTTAACGCCTTAAAACAAATTCCGCGCAAAACAGGAAGCGTAATCATAAACGACTTATTATCAAAAAATATTATACAAATAGAAAAATCCAGAGAGATAAAACCAAAATCAACCAAACATCACAAAATCAAAAAAGAGCTAAGACACTACCAAGTTCAAGATAAAATACATTTTAAAAACAACTTCACACGGTTTTGGTTTAGATTTTGTGAGCCAAATTTAGAATTACTAGATAAAAATGAGTTTGAAACTGTTTTAAATTTAATAAAACAAGGATTTGAGCTATACTGCTCACTGCCTTTTGAGTTAGCATGTATGGAGCTTTTAGCAAAAGAGTTGAATATACAAAAAGAGTTGATTACAAGCTATTGGGATAAAGAAAATGAGATTGATATTTTTGTAGAATTTGATGGTTTTACGATGGTTGGGGAAGCAAAATACAAAGATAGAAAAATATGCAAAAATGTACTAAATATACTTCAAGCAAAATGCAAAAGATCAAATTTAAATCCAAATTTAATAGCACTATTTTCAAAATCAGGCTTTAGCAATGAACTTTTAAATTTAAAAAATGATAAAATACTATTATTTGAAATAAACGATTTTAAGGATATTTATGAGTGAATTATTGACAAACAACAGCGAAACAAAACATATTCAAGATGGATTAAAAAGTCTTATAGAACAGACTTATCTTATAGAAAAAGAGTATAAAACTTTAACCACTTCATATTCAAATTTACAAAAATTTATCCAAGATATCGTTGAGAGCTTAGGTGCAGCTTTATGGGTGATAGATATGGACGGAAAAGCGGTACTAAAAAATGCAAAAGCAGATGAAAATGAACATATCTTAAGCTTGATAGATTTTAAAAAAACAAATCAAGAGGTGGAATTTGGCTCACAATTTTATGCTATAAAAATCACTCAAAATGACGGAAATAAAATAATCCTAGCAACAGATATAAGCGATGAAAAAAGAAGCGCAAGACTCGTATCTATGGGAGCAGTAGCAGCTCATCTCTCACACGAAATCAGAAATCCTATAGGTTCCATTTCTTTGCTCACAAGCACTCTTTTAAAAAGAGCTGATAACAAAAATAGACCACTCATAGAGGAGATACAAAAAGCGATTTTTAGAGTTGAGCGTATCATTAAAGCAACTCTGCTATTTACAAAAGGCGTCTATATAAACAAACAGGTATTTAACTTAGAAAAACTTGAGCAAAACTGCCGTACTGCGATAAATCAATACGCATTTACAAAGGAGATAGAGTTTAAATTTAGCGGATTTAACGCTCAAATTTCAGGCGATATCGATCTTTTAGATATGGTTTTTAGTAATTTTATATTTAATGCTATAGACGCGATAGAAGAAGATGAAGGCGAAACAGGAACGGTAAAAATAGAGCATAAATTTGAAAATAATGAACATAATTTTTATATAAGCGATAGTGGAGTAAAAATAGATAAAGATATCGTTTTTGAGCCGTTTAAAACAACAAAATTAAAAGGAAATGGGCTAGGACTTGCTCTTAGCATAGAGATTATCTCAGCCCACAAAGGAAGCATTGCTTTACAAAATAATCCAAAAGAATTTACTATTAGCCTGCCTTAGCTTCGTTTAATATGGTATCTAACTCTGATTTAAACTCATCACTAACGATAAATTCAGTGCTAAAAATCATCACTTCTTTATCATAATTATTAGTTATTCTAAGAACTAATCTTTTATTTCCATTTTTTTGATGATAAGAGTGAGCAAGCTGATAGATATAATTTATCTTTTGCTTATCTAAACTGATGATATCTATATCAACTTCAAGTTTTCCTGTTATTGTAGCAGGAGTGCTTTGCTCATTGACCCTAGGCTCATATCGTCTTCTATTTGTTTTAAGAGTGTAATTTCCATTTTTTGCATCATCAAGACTAATTATCTGATTTATTATAGGTTTTGACTGAGCATCTTTGTTTGGAGCGACTTTAAAAGCGTATATTTTATCTTGCTCGTCTTCGCTCATATTTGCTATAAATTTACTAGTAGAATCAAAAGCTATCATTTCAGAATTGCCACTTATATCAACTATATTTAATATAGCCATTTCCATACCGCTTTTAGTAGTTCTTGTGTTTATCTGACTCATTTTTCCTATGATAAGTATTTCACTTTCTTTGGTTAAGTTTGGAATATCTTTTATTGTAGAGTGCTTGATAGTATCAAAATAATCTTGAAATTTAAATACCTCATCATCAGTAAGCTTGCTTGATTTAAGTGTAAATCTCTTGTATAAGGCATCATCAAGGCTTATTATATCATTTATTTTTAGCTTGAATTGCTGAGCGTCTTTATTTAAAATAATTTTAAACGCATGTGGCTCATCAAGCTCATCTTGGCTCATAGATTCTATTTTTTTATACTCATCAAATGCCGTAGCTTCCATATTTCCATGGATATCAAGGATATTTATGATAGCCATTTTCTTACCAGTTTTTGTTATCTTTGTGCTTGCATCTTCTATCTTACCTACTACTAATATCTCGCTTCCGTCTTCCACATTTTCAAATTCGCTTGATATGGTGTAGTCTATCTTATCTATTTTATCTCTATACTCGTCTAATGGATGACCTGAAACATAAACTCCAAGTATCTCTTGCTCAAATTTAAGTATCTCTTTTTTATCAAATTCGTCTTTGATATTAACAAGATCAACGCTTATCTCATTCATACTATCATCATCGCTAAATAGAGAATTTGTAGCATTTTTTTTGATATCTGATATACGTTTTGAGTTTTCTATGATGGTTTCTAGGTTGTGTATCAGCATCTTTCTAGTAAAGCCAAAGTCATCAAATGCGCCAGATTTTATAAGAGACTCAAAAACACGTCTATTTACGGTTGTACAATCTGTTTTTGATATAAAGCTATCAACACTTTCAAAAGGTCCCTCTTCTCTAGCTTTTATGATATCTTCCACAGCTCCTACACCAACGCCTTTTATCGCCGCCATACCGTAGATAATGGAGTCGCTTCCATCTTTTTGTATAACGCTAAACTCTCTTACTGAGTAATTTACATTTGGAGGAAGTAGCTTTATATTAAGTCTTTTGATCTCATCGATATATTTTATAATTTTATCTATATTATTCTCTTCGCTAGTAAGCAAAGCAGCCATAAATTCCGCCGGATAATACGTTTTTAAATACGCTGTTTGAAAAGTTATAAGCGCATACGCCGCTGAGTGGGATTTGTTAAATCCATACTCAGCAAATTTCATAATAAGCTCAAAAAGCGCGTCTGCTTTACCTTCATCAAAACCATTTTTTTTCGCACCTTCTAAATACTGAGTTTTAAGATGCAACATCTCATCTTCTTTTTTCTTGCTCATAGCGCGCCTTACAAGATCCGCACCTCCAAGACTAAATCCTCCGACTGTTTGAACAACTTGCATAACTTGCTCTTGATAAACTATAACTCCGTACGTCGGCTCAAGTATAGGCTTTAAAGCAGAAAAAGCGTATTCTATCTTTTTTTTACCATGTTTAATATCTATAAAGTCATCAACCATTCCTGAATTCAAAGGTCCAGGACGATAAAGCGCTATCATAGCTATGATATCTTCAAAGCAGTCTGGTCTAAGCTTCGCAGCAAGGGATTGCATACCGCTTGACTCTATCTGAAATATACCAAGTGTATTTCCGCTTTGAATAGTTTCATAAGTTTTTTGATCGTTAAAATCTATTTTTTCCCATAAAATATCTACTCCAAAACGCTCTTTAATTAGCTTTTTTGCATTATCAATTACGGTTAAAGTTTTAAGCCCCAAAAAGTCAAATTTGATAAGATCAACATCCTCAAGATAATCTTTTGTGTATTGAGTTACGTAGTGACCGGCTTCAGCATTGCTTTGTTTCCACAAAGGAGCCTTTTTCCATAACTCCTCATTGCTTATAACAATACCTGCAGCGTGCATTCCAGGATTTCTATTTAATCCTTCAAGCTCACAAGAGTATTCCCAAACTTGCTTTGCTAAGTCGTTTTTTGCTATAAGCTCACCAATTTTCGGCTCTTTTTCAAATGCGCCATCTTCCATATCGCCTTTTTTATTTTTATGCGCTTTTAGCGTGATACCAAGCTCGTCTGGTATAAGTTTTGCCATAGCATCTGCTTCAGAGTACGGCATACCCATAACTCTTGCAACATCTCTTATAACACCTTTTGCCAAAAGCTTACCAAAAGTTGCTACTTGAGCAACGTTGTATTCTCCATACTTTTCTATAACATAATCAATAACTTCCCCACGTCTATTTTGACAAAAATCCACATCGATATCTGGCATACTTATACGCTCTGGATTTAAAAATCTCTCAAATAGTAAGTTGTAAGGCAAAGGATCGATATCAGTAATGCGAAGAGCGTAAGCCACGAGGCTTCCAGCCGCACTTCCACGTCCAGGACCTACTGGTATCCCACGATTTTTCGCCTCGTTTATAAAGTCGGCCACTATAAGCATATAGCCCGGAAATTTCATATTATTTATAGTATTTATCTCAAGATCTAGCCTATCTTTATACATTTGATGTTTTGAAGGATCGATAAACTCAAGTCTTTTTTCAAGCCCTTGTCTGCACTCATACTCAAACAAAAAACTATCATTTTGCAAA is from Campylobacter fetus subsp. testudinum 03-427 and encodes:
- a CDS encoding Na+/proline symporter (Pfam match to PF00474.13 SSF), translated to MSFGVYIAIALYFGVLLMIGRMSYNKRSSLNEYLLDNRSLGPVMTALSAGASDMSGWMLLGLPGALYLSGIANMWIAIGLSIGAWANYKYLAKRIRIYTEVASDSITIPDFLENRFKDRTKVLRIISGVFILVFFTLYVSSGIIAGGKTFESFFGLNFSLGAIFTLFIVVFYTFFGGFKAVCLTDAFQGTLMFLVLVLIPVVAFLNLNTPSDSSFFTELSKYSQMAGKDHLNLFAGQTFLGVLGLLAWGLGYFGQPHIIVRFMAIRSSKELDKARFIGISWMVLGLIGAMASGLIGFVYFNQIGMPLKDPETVFLKLGEVLFHPFIVGVIISAVLAAIMSTISSQLLVSASSITRDFIFAFYKKEVSQKTQVLVGRFAVVVVAVVATLIAFNSTDTVLGVVGNAWAGFGASFGPVLLFSLYSRHMSALSALVGMLVGGISVLLWISFGLSSVVYELLPGFVFACTAIALVNKYNDMIEKMSHEPNLSVIGEEFDKMKQRIES
- a CDS encoding amino acid ABC transporter, permease protein (Pfam match to PF00528.18 BPD_transp_1); its protein translation is MTNLLNEKSFKFLFSIAIIVIGIYYTYPIDITEAQRDAYIDSYLTTLGLTLGGISIGIVLGFILAFLKFLNIKILSFIIDEYIDIIRGTPVLLQLMIFAFVILATLSDNFYAAVIALGLNSSAYVAEIVRSGINSVDKGQMEAARAMGLNYSVSMRQIIFPQAIKNILPALANEFISLFKETSVVGLIGIFDLTMQSKSLQATLFSPEPILFAGVIYYANVKLFSLLAKLLENRLNKND
- a CDS encoding amino acid ABC transporter, ATP-binding protein (Pfam match to PF00005.23 ABC_tran); the protein is MIKIENLVKNYGNLKVLNNISTEIKKGEVVAIIGPSGGGKSTFLRCINRLEEPTSGHIFINGADILAPKTNINKIRQKVSMVFQHFNLFANKTVMQNLTLAPLQTGLCDLKTANDRASDLLKKVGLCDKADAYPHKLSGGQKQRIAIARSLAMEPDIILFDEPTSALDPEMIGEVLSIMKDVASGGLTMLVVTHEMGFAKNVANRIFFMDKGVIAVDDTPKNIFGNCTHQRLNEFLNKILNH
- a CDS encoding amino acid ABC transporter, periplasmic arginine/lysine/histidine-binding protein (Pfam match to PF00497.16 SBP_bac_3); translation: MKSFFKFIVAIFLAASFTNAADVLKVGTNATYPPFEYIDNQNQITGFDMELVDAISKKAGFEYKIVNMSFDALIPALKAGKIDAVASAMSATPDRVKAVDFIKPYYTTENLFIKQAKNADLTSKQSLEGKKIGVQLGTVQETAARAIKGVKVMANEDIFAAIMALKNGKVDAVLVDSSIGYGYLKKNEDLVEFLKEPDGSEGFSIAFDKNKHKDLIEKINQTIEELKNDGTYNKLLEKYDLK
- the thiE gene encoding thiamine phosphate synthase (Pfam match to PF02581.13 TMP-TENI), with translation MCKLYVLTDSKLTPQNTIFDQILELLNSGVKLVQYRNKMQNHDMKLLKSVVHLCDDFNAKLIINDDPFLAKTCGAHGVHIGKDDENIKKAKELLGKNSVIGVSCYNDINLALKAQKDGASYVAFGAMYPSKTKPNAPLCDHDTIKKAKEILGAPICVIGGINELNLKKVSDLKPDLIAIISAAYSPKSISENISNLNKIIRN
- the bacA gene encoding undecaprenyl pyrophosphate phosphatase (Pfam match to PF02673.14 BacA), which codes for MDFLSAIILGIVEGLTEFLPVSSTGHMILSAKLLGLEQTSVLKCFEVVIQLGSILAVVFMFFDRLKEDFNLWIKLMVGFVPTAIIGFLAYKHIKALFEPNTVAYMLIIGGIVFIVVELWHKKINYEGDTKTLHEVSFKQAFIIGLSQCFAMVPGTSRSGSTIITGLLCGLSREVAARFSFLLAIPTMFAATAYDTYKNVDIFVQNVNAMWMFLLGGFIAFVVAFVVIKLFLKFVSKFSYISFGIYRIVLGSVFLIYFL